One stretch of Arachis duranensis cultivar V14167 chromosome 1, aradu.V14167.gnm2.J7QH, whole genome shotgun sequence DNA includes these proteins:
- the LOC107479029 gene encoding methylenetetrahydrofolate reductase 2 encodes MKVIEKIRAAAAADPDRVVFSFEFFPPKTEDGVDNLFERMDRMVAHNPSFCDITWGAGGSTADLTLEIANKMQNMVCVETMMHLTCTNMPVEKIDHALQTIKSNGLQNVLALRGDPPHGQDKFVQIEGGFACARDLVKHIRAKYGDYFGITVAGYPEAHPDVIGSDGLATPEGYQNDLAYLKSKVDAGADLIVTQLFYDTDIFLKFVNDCRQIGITCPIVPGIMPINNYKGFLRMTGFCKTKIPADIFAALEPIKDNEEAVKSYGIHLGTEMCKKILAHGIKTLHMYTLNMEKSALAILMNLGLIEETKINRSLPWRRPANVFRVREDVRPIFWANRPKSYISRTIGWDQYPHGRWGDSRNPSYGALTDYQFMRPRARDKKLVEEWVVPLRSIEDIYERFKQYCLGKLRSNPWSELDGLQPETRIINEQLEKINLKGFLTINSQPAVNGEKSDSPTVGESKRCRRVYMNNFLTFFCSKEKLDALVEKCKNRSSLTFMAVNKEGSWRSNVGQTDVNAVTWGVFPAKEIIQPTIVDPVSFMVWKDEAFEIWSRGWACLYPEGDASRKLVEEVGNSYFLVSLVDNDYVNGDLFAVFADF; translated from the exons ATGAAGGTGATAGAGAAAATACGAGCAGCTGCGGCAGCTGATCCAGACAGGGTGGTCTTCTCATTCGAGTTCTTTCCACCCAAGACCGAAGATGGGGTAGATAATTTGTTTGAGAGGATGGACCGGATGGTGGCACATAATCCTTCGTTTTGCGATATCACTTGGGGCGCAGGAGGATCCACAGCTGATCTAACACTTGAAATTGCAAACAAGATGCAAAACATGGTATGCGTGGAGACCATGATGCACCTCACCTGTACCAACATGCCTGTAGAGAAGATCGACCATGCTCTCCAGACCATCAAGTCCAATGGTCTCCAGAATGTTCTTGCTCTTCGTGGTGATCCCCCCCACGGTCAGGACAAATTCGTCCAGATTGAAGGTGGCTTTGCCTGCGCTCGGGACTTG GTTAAACATATAAGAGCCAAGTATGGTGACTACTTTGGCATCACAGTTGCTGGTTATCCAG aGGCACATCCAGATGTTATAGGAAGTGATGGCTTGGCTACTCCAGAAGGTTATCAAAATGATCTTGCTTACCTCAAGAGCAAG gttgATGCTGGAGCGGATCTGATCGTTACCCAATTATTTTATGATACAGATATATTCCTTAAATTTGTGAATGACTGTCGCCAAATTGGAATAACTTGTCCTATTGTGCCTGGAATTATGCcgattaataattataaaggtTTTCTCCGCATGACTGGCTTTTGTAAAACGAAG ATACCAGCTGACATTTTTGCTGCTTTAGAGCCTATCAAGGACAATGAAGAAGCTGTCAAATCTTATGGAATTCACCTGGGAACTGAAATGTGCAAAAAAATTTTAGCTCATGGAATTAAGACACTACATATGTATACTCTAAATATGGAGAAATCAGCATTAGCAATACTAATG AATCTCGGCTTAATTGAAGAGACCAAAATTAATAGGTCATTACCTTGGCGGCGCCCTGCAAATGTGTTTCGTGTTAGAGAAGATGTTCGTCCAATATTTTG GGCAAATCGTCCAAAAAGCTACATATCAAGGACAATAGGATGGGATCAATACCCACATGGGCGTTGGGGTGATTCTCGTAATCCATCATATGGTGCACTAACTGATTACCAG tTCATGAGGCCACGTGCACGGGACAAAAAACTTGTTGAAGAATGGGTGGTTCCCCTGAGGAGCATTGAGGATATTTATGAG AGGTTTAAACAGTATTGCCTTGGAAAGTTGAGAAGCAATCCTTGGTCAGAATTAGATGGTCTTCAGCCAGAGACGAGGATTATAAATGAGCAGCTGGAAAAGATTAACTTGAAGGGATTTCTCACCATCAATAGCCAGCCAGCAGTCAATGGGGAGAAATCTGATTCTCCTACTGTAGGTGAGTCTAAAAGATGTAGACGTgtatatatgaataattttct TACGTTCTTTTGCTCTAAGGAAAAGCTGGATGCACTTGTTGAGAAATGCAAGAATAGATCATCTCTAACTTTCATGGCTGTGAATAAAGAAGGAAGTTGGAGATCTAATGTAGGCCAAACCGATGTGAATGCTGTGACATGGGGGGTCTTCCCAGCCAAGGAAATAATCCAACCAACCATTGTAGATCCTGTTAGCTTCATGGTATGGAAGGATGAGGCATTTGAAATTTGGTCAAGAGGATGGGCATGCTTGTACCCTGAGGGTGATGCTTCCAGGAAATTGGTTGAAGAG GTGGGCAACAGCTACTTCTTAGTCAGCTTAGTAGACaatgattatgtcaatggcgatctttttgctgtttttgcAGATTTCTGA